From one Melospiza melodia melodia isolate bMelMel2 chromosome 4, bMelMel2.pri, whole genome shotgun sequence genomic stretch:
- the TMEM213 gene encoding transmembrane protein 213 yields the protein MKHLSCEPRAALAVLCLTAALWDSCSAAAEDISNVSTTEYEPLCLNVNFCRQAATCCPSGMDDYGWIAAAVGWSLWFLTLILLCMDKIMKLRPDEPKYLVA from the exons ATGAAGCACTTGTCCTGTGAGCCCCGGGCAGCCCTCGCTGTGCTCTGCCTCACCGCTGCCCTCTGGGATTCCTGCTCTGCAG CAGCTGAAGACATCTCCAATGTTTCAACAACTGAGTACGAACCATTGTGTCTTA ATGTGAACTTCTGCAGGCAGGCAGCCACATGCTGCCCCTCGGGCATGGATGACTACGGGTGGATCGCAGCAGCCGTCGGCTGGAGCCTCTGGTTCCTCACCCTCATCCTGCTCTGCATGGACAAGATCATGAAGCTCAGGCCTGATGAACCCAAATACTTGGTGGCCTGA